A region of Streptomyces sp. R44 DNA encodes the following proteins:
- a CDS encoding class I adenylate-forming enzyme family protein gives MAGGVERLCGPGAPFAVEGGVFVSGPRTLREFVEVTWGYGDRVFLVAEGVTMTYREFFDAACGLARRLVGEYGMRPGDRAVVAMRNLPEWHVAFWAAQLAGLVAVPLNAWWTEDEFAYALDDCSPGVLLVDGERVGRVRAWAVRNGVPGVVFRGDAEDGFVAYVVDDDPYLGPPSVDVLPEHDATIIYTSGTTGRPKGAVATHLAQVGAAMNPRYFAAAAALARGDVPGAGPAMVSLTTFPFFHVAAFTSFYAVMAAGGTLVMMRKWDAGRALELIREHRVTHYAGVPTTALQLLDLARREGDPLASLTLLSTGGAAAPPGIVSGIVDGYGERIEPRNGYGLTETCGGVLSNVGAEYRAFPGSVGRPSPVTEVRIDRPDAEGVGELWLRGQSLVRGYWEDEAATRAAFGDDGWFRTGDLALLDGDGRVSIVDRLTDMVIRGGENVYCVEVEGALHQHPDVLDAAVFGVPHPLLGEEVVAVVRLREGAETGGEALRAHVGLRLAAFKVPARVLSQGDELPRNSTGKLLKRQLRDLFSGG, from the coding sequence GCTCTGTGGGCCCGGGGCGCCCTTCGCCGTCGAGGGCGGGGTGTTCGTCAGTGGGCCGCGGACCCTGCGGGAGTTCGTCGAGGTGACCTGGGGCTACGGGGACCGGGTGTTTCTCGTGGCCGAGGGCGTCACCATGACCTACCGGGAGTTCTTCGACGCCGCCTGTGGGCTCGCGCGGCGGCTTGTCGGGGAGTACGGGATGCGGCCGGGTGACCGGGCCGTCGTCGCCATGCGGAATCTGCCGGAATGGCATGTCGCCTTCTGGGCCGCGCAGTTGGCGGGCCTCGTCGCCGTCCCCCTCAACGCCTGGTGGACCGAGGACGAGTTCGCCTACGCCCTCGACGACTGTTCGCCCGGTGTGCTGCTCGTCGACGGGGAGCGGGTCGGGAGGGTGAGGGCCTGGGCCGTGCGGAACGGTGTGCCCGGGGTCGTCTTCCGGGGGGACGCCGAGGACGGGTTCGTCGCCTACGTCGTCGATGACGATCCGTATCTCGGGCCGCCTTCCGTCGACGTCCTTCCCGAGCACGACGCGACCATCATCTACACGTCCGGGACCACCGGCCGGCCCAAGGGTGCCGTCGCCACGCACCTCGCGCAGGTCGGGGCCGCGATGAATCCGCGGTACTTCGCCGCCGCCGCGGCCCTCGCCCGCGGGGACGTGCCCGGGGCAGGGCCCGCGATGGTGTCCCTGACCACGTTCCCGTTCTTCCACGTCGCCGCGTTCACGTCGTTCTATGCCGTCATGGCCGCCGGCGGGACGCTTGTGATGATGCGGAAGTGGGATGCGGGGCGGGCTCTTGAGCTCATTCGCGAGCATCGCGTCACCCATTACGCCGGGGTTCCCACCACCGCGCTTCAGTTGCTCGACCTCGCGCGGCGTGAGGGTGATCCCCTTGCCAGTCTCACCCTCCTCAGTACCGGAGGTGCCGCCGCTCCTCCCGGGATCGTCTCCGGGATCGTCGACGGGTACGGCGAACGGATCGAGCCCCGGAACGGATACGGGCTGACCGAGACCTGCGGTGGGGTTCTCTCGAACGTCGGGGCCGAGTACCGGGCGTTCCCCGGGAGCGTCGGGCGGCCCTCGCCCGTCACCGAGGTGCGGATCGACCGGCCCGATGCCGAGGGGGTCGGGGAGTTGTGGCTGCGGGGGCAGTCTCTTGTTCGGGGGTATTGGGAGGATGAGGCCGCCACGCGTGCCGCTTTCGGCGACGACGGGTGGTTTCGGACCGGGGATCTCGCTCTTCTCGACGGCGACGGGCGCGTCAGCATCGTCGACCGGCTCACCGACATGGTGATCCGCGGCGGCGAGAACGTGTACTGCGTCGAGGTCGAGGGTGCGCTGCATCAGCATCCCGATGTTCTCGACGCCGCTGTGTTCGGTGTTCCTCATCCGCTGCTGGGTGAGGAGGTCGTGGCCGTCGTGCGGTTGCGGGAAGGGGCCGAGACCGGTGGCGAAGCGCTGCGCGCGCACGTCGGGCTGCGCCTCGCCGCTTTCAAGGTGCCCGCCCGAGTGCTGTCGCAGGGCGATGAGCTGCCGCGGAATTCGACCGGGAAGCTTCTCAAGCGGCAGCTCAGGGACCTCTTCAGCGGCGGGTGA
- a CDS encoding MFS transporter — MPKIPEKSAIQADPGRWKALIFIALAQLMVVLDATIVNIALPSAQQDLGISDGNRQWVITAYALAFGGLLLFGGRIADLWGRKRTFITGLIGFAAASALGGAATGEAMMLGARALQGAFGALLAPAALSLLAVTFTDAKERAKAFGIYGAIAGGGGAVGLILGGFLTEYLNWRWTFFVNIPFAVVAAVGAYLVVREPEGGRNRSPLDIPGVILSTLGLVSLVYGFTRAESAGWSDAGTIGLFVGSGVLLIAFVLTEYLVKSPLLPLRVVTNRNRGGVYLSLGLAVIAMFGLFLFLTYYLQVVKGFSPVKTGFAFLPMIAGMIVGSTQIGARLMTRVPPRFLMAPGFLTAAVGMLLLTQLEIGTSYAGLILPAQLLLGLGMGTAFMPAMSLATLGVDPRDAGVASAMVNTSQQVGGAIGTALLNTIAASATTAYLTDHAAGATTPAAQKLLQFQGMVEGYTAAIWWAVGILAVSAAIAFTFINTGKPGTGQVAGSGEGAGAEDEVKIPVVAH, encoded by the coding sequence ATGCCGAAAATCCCCGAGAAGTCCGCGATCCAGGCCGACCCCGGCCGCTGGAAAGCCCTGATCTTCATCGCCCTCGCCCAGCTGATGGTCGTGCTCGACGCGACCATCGTGAACATCGCCCTCCCCTCCGCCCAGCAGGACCTCGGGATCTCGGACGGCAACCGGCAGTGGGTCATCACCGCGTACGCCCTCGCCTTCGGCGGACTCCTCCTCTTCGGCGGCCGCATCGCCGACCTGTGGGGCCGCAAGCGGACCTTCATCACCGGCCTCATCGGCTTCGCCGCCGCCTCCGCCCTCGGCGGGGCCGCGACCGGCGAGGCCATGATGCTCGGCGCCCGCGCGCTCCAGGGTGCCTTCGGCGCGCTCCTCGCGCCCGCCGCGCTCTCGCTGCTCGCCGTGACCTTCACCGACGCCAAGGAGCGCGCGAAGGCCTTCGGCATCTACGGCGCGATCGCCGGTGGCGGCGGCGCCGTGGGCCTGATCCTCGGCGGCTTCCTCACCGAGTACCTGAACTGGCGCTGGACCTTCTTCGTCAACATCCCGTTCGCCGTGGTCGCCGCCGTCGGCGCGTACCTCGTCGTCCGTGAGCCCGAGGGCGGCCGCAACCGCTCGCCGCTCGACATCCCCGGCGTGATCCTCTCCACCCTGGGTCTCGTCTCGCTCGTGTACGGCTTCACCCGCGCCGAGTCCGCGGGCTGGAGCGACGCCGGCACGATCGGTCTCTTCGTCGGCTCCGGCGTGCTGCTCATCGCGTTCGTCCTCACCGAGTACCTGGTCAAGTCCCCGCTGCTGCCGCTGCGCGTCGTGACCAACCGCAACCGCGGCGGCGTCTACCTGTCGCTGGGTCTCGCCGTCATCGCGATGTTCGGCCTGTTCCTCTTCCTCACGTACTACCTCCAGGTCGTGAAGGGCTTCTCGCCGGTCAAGACGGGCTTCGCGTTCCTCCCGATGATCGCGGGCATGATCGTGGGCTCGACCCAGATCGGCGCGCGTCTGATGACCCGCGTCCCGCCGCGCTTCCTGATGGCGCCGGGCTTCCTGACCGCCGCCGTCGGCATGCTGCTCCTCACCCAGCTGGAGATCGGCACCTCGTACGCCGGGCTGATCCTGCCCGCGCAGCTGCTCCTCGGCCTGGGCATGGGTACGGCGTTCATGCCGGCCATGTCGCTCGCGACGCTCGGCGTGGACCCGCGGGACGCCGGTGTGGCCTCCGCGATGGTCAACACCTCGCAGCAGGTCGGCGGCGCCATCGGTACGGCCCTGCTGAACACGATCGCCGCCTCGGCGACCACCGCCTACCTGACCGACCACGCCGCCGGCGCGACCACCCCGGCCGCGCAGAAGCTGCTCCAGTTCCAGGGCATGGTCGAGGGGTACACCGCGGCCATCTGGTGGGCGGTCGGCATCCTGGCCGTCTCGGCCGCGATCGCCTTCACGTTCATCAACACCGGGAAGCCGGGGACCGGTCAGGTCGCCGGGTCCGGTGAGGGGGCCGGGGCCGAGGACGAGGTGAAGATCCCCGTCGTCGCCCACTGA
- a CDS encoding M6 family metalloprotease domain-containing protein, which yields MQHPRRRIRRPVALAATTALSLALLASASSTLPGPAPASAGPVAAAPSGAQLGPCRIATTMGVQMSEGLPTAPGYVRSTGRIRALNLMIDFPDAPGDGTAMGRFREFFPQTADWFRTSSYGRLQYEPEAPIPDWLRMPRAFSSYGIERGSPYEPGYRALVEDIVKAADARVDFSAYDLVNILVTPNAGPSALDTVLSVTFSGNDDAPYADGVPLANTSFVYSRQDDGSGSFADTGYRVLPHENGHVFGLPDLYTSDGGGTVGHWDIMSEDWGANNDLLGWHKWKLGWLDNDQVSCASSPGAGDYSLTPLAAPGGPKLAFVPLSGTSGYAVEVRSKDGNDEAVCESGVLVYRVESDVDTGHGPVTVADSDRASGGCTRRANVHAELSDAPYGPGETFTDRANGIRIEVLDEDDTGTYRVRITRR from the coding sequence ATGCAGCACCCCCGCCGACGGATACGCAGACCCGTCGCCCTGGCGGCGACCACGGCACTCTCCCTCGCCCTGCTCGCCTCGGCGAGCTCCACCCTGCCCGGGCCCGCCCCGGCCTCGGCGGGCCCCGTGGCCGCCGCGCCGAGCGGCGCCCAGCTGGGACCGTGCCGCATCGCCACGACGATGGGCGTGCAGATGTCGGAGGGGCTGCCCACGGCCCCCGGATACGTACGCTCCACGGGCCGCATCAGGGCCCTCAACCTGATGATCGACTTCCCGGACGCCCCCGGGGACGGGACGGCGATGGGCCGCTTCCGCGAGTTCTTCCCGCAGACCGCGGACTGGTTCCGCACCAGCTCGTACGGGCGCCTGCAGTACGAGCCCGAGGCCCCGATACCCGACTGGCTGCGGATGCCCCGCGCCTTCTCCTCGTACGGCATCGAGCGCGGCTCACCGTACGAACCGGGCTACCGCGCCCTCGTCGAGGACATCGTGAAGGCGGCCGACGCGCGGGTGGACTTCAGCGCGTACGACCTGGTCAACATCCTCGTCACGCCGAACGCCGGGCCGTCCGCCCTCGACACCGTCCTGTCCGTGACCTTCTCCGGCAACGACGACGCCCCCTACGCGGACGGCGTGCCGCTCGCCAACACGTCCTTCGTCTACAGCCGCCAGGACGACGGCTCCGGCAGCTTCGCCGACACCGGCTACCGCGTCCTGCCGCACGAGAACGGCCACGTCTTCGGCCTGCCCGACCTCTACACCTCGGACGGCGGCGGCACCGTCGGGCACTGGGACATCATGTCCGAGGACTGGGGAGCCAACAACGACCTGCTCGGCTGGCACAAGTGGAAACTGGGCTGGCTCGACAACGACCAGGTCAGCTGCGCCTCCAGCCCCGGCGCCGGCGACTACAGCCTCACGCCGCTCGCGGCTCCCGGCGGCCCCAAGCTCGCGTTCGTCCCGCTCTCCGGCACCTCCGGATACGCGGTCGAGGTCCGCAGCAAGGACGGCAACGACGAGGCGGTCTGCGAGAGCGGCGTCCTGGTCTACCGCGTGGAGTCGGACGTGGACACGGGCCACGGCCCGGTGACGGTGGCCGACAGCGACCGGGCCAGCGGCGGCTGCACGCGCAGGGCCAACGTCCACGCGGAACTGTCGGACGCCCCGTACGGCCCGGGAGAGACCTTCACGGACCGGGCCAACGGCATACGGATCGAGGTCCTGGACGAGGACGACACGGGCACCTACCGGGTGAGGATCACCCGCCGCTGA
- a CDS encoding TetR/AcrR family transcriptional regulator: protein MTSTADTAPARRVPRPRADALRNRERIVTAAREMFVEFGSQVPYDEIARRAGVGNATLYRNFPERPDLVHEVVLSLMARVAEVAERAAEEEGDTFAALRRFAHGAADERVGALCPMLDGAFDKDHPDLLAERDRLEGIVQGLVDRAQRAGRLRTDVGVGDLMVALSQLTRPLPGTGCGAFDQFVHRHLQIFLDGLETPARSELQGKAATLEDLRRDSCPS, encoded by the coding sequence GTGACCAGCACCGCCGACACCGCGCCCGCCCGCCGCGTACCCCGCCCGCGGGCCGACGCCCTGCGCAACCGCGAGCGGATCGTGACGGCGGCCCGCGAGATGTTCGTCGAGTTCGGCTCCCAGGTGCCCTACGACGAGATCGCGCGCCGCGCCGGCGTCGGGAACGCCACGCTCTACCGGAACTTCCCCGAGCGCCCCGACCTCGTCCACGAGGTCGTCCTCTCCCTGATGGCCCGCGTCGCCGAGGTCGCCGAGCGGGCCGCCGAGGAGGAGGGCGACACCTTCGCCGCCCTCCGGCGCTTCGCCCACGGCGCCGCCGACGAGCGCGTGGGCGCCCTGTGCCCGATGCTCGACGGCGCCTTCGACAAGGACCACCCCGACCTGCTCGCCGAGCGCGACCGCCTGGAGGGCATCGTCCAGGGCCTCGTCGACCGGGCGCAGCGGGCCGGCCGGCTCCGGACCGACGTCGGCGTCGGAGACCTGATGGTGGCGCTCTCCCAGCTGACCCGTCCGCTGCCCGGAACGGGCTGCGGGGCCTTCGACCAGTTCGTCCACCGCCATCTGCAGATCTTCCTCGACGGCCTGGAGACGCCCGCCCGCTCGGAGCTACAGGGAAAGGCCGCGACCCTGGAGGACCTGAGACGCGACTCCTGCCCGTCGTGA